In Bombina bombina isolate aBomBom1 chromosome 6, aBomBom1.pri, whole genome shotgun sequence, a single genomic region encodes these proteins:
- the NET1 gene encoding neuroepithelial cell-transforming gene 1 protein isoform X1, with protein MVAHDEIGGLLPIKRTIQVIAVQNQASKEFEEPSNKRVRPLARVTSLANLISPSRNGAVRRFGQTIQSFTMRTENKSPSSTQKACSKVGAPTPPKRRNSVLWSEMLDINMKETLSTKEIKRQEAIFEMTRGEQDLIEDLKLARKAYHDPMLKLSIMSEEELAQIFGDLDAYIPLHEEFLTKLGDATRADGTVGQIGQILINWLPRLNAYKGYCSNQLAAKALLDQKKLDRRVQDFLQRCLESPFSRKLDLWSFLDIPRSRLVKYPLLLKEILRHTPKDHPDVQSLEEALCLIQGVLADINLKKGESECQYYIDKLEYLDDKQRDPRIESSKVLLCHGELKNKNGHKLYLFLFQDILVLTRPVTRNERHYYQVYRQPMPVQELVLEDLQDGDVRMGGSFRGAFSNSDKAKNIFRVRLRDVCPGQSHTLQANDVFHKQQWLNCIRSAIAPYQQASPTEVKELPDLSEECEENQPPVQNTKAQRRSSTISGIVEMDLEENVHSPVSDTADVTKSTKTQKAQTGSWKSREKTHSVKRKETLV; from the exons ATGGTGGCTCATGATGAGATTGGTGGTCTTCTGCCAATCAAAAGGACTATTCAGGTCATAGCTGTTCAGAATCAAGCGTCCAAAGAATTTGAA GAGCCAAGTAATAAGCGAGTGCGACCTTTAGCGCGAGTAACCTCCTTAGCAAACCTAATTTCCCCTTCGAGAAATGGAGCAGTCAGACGTTTTGGGCAAACCATCCAG TCGTTCACTATGCGGACTGAAAACAAGTCTCCAAGCAGTACACAAAAGGCTTGCAGCAAGGTGGGAGCCCCTACCCCACCCAAAAGGAGAAACAGTGTCCTGTGGTCCGAGATGTTAGATATCAATATGAAGGAAACTCTAAGCACCAAAGAAATTAAACGGCAAGAG GCTATTTTTGAAATGACAAGAGGAGAGCAAGACCTTATTGAAGATCTCAAATTGGCAAGAAAGGCCTATCATGACCCCATGCTTAAGCTGTCTATTATGTCAGAGGAAGAACTTGCACAAATATTTGGCGATTTGGATGCCTATATTCCCTTGCATGAAG aatTTTTGACTAAACTTGGAGATGCAACAAGAGCTGATGGGACAGTTGGCCAAATTGGTCAAATACTTATTAATTGG TTACCAAGGCTTAATGCTTACAAAGGGTACTGCAGCAACCAGCTGGCTGCAAAAGCGCTTCTTGATCAAAAGAAACTTGACCGTAGGGTTCAGGATTTCCTTCAACGGTGTCTTGAATCTCCCTTCAGCCGTAAGCTAGACTTGTGGAGCTTCCTTGACATTCCCAGAAGCCGACTTGTTAAATATCCACTGCTGTTGAAAGAAATCCTTCGTCACACCCCTAAGGACCATCCAGATGTTCAGAGTCTGGAAGAAGCT TTATGCCTAATTCAAGGAGTGCTTGCTGACATCAACTTGAAAAAAGGCGAGTCTGAGTGCCAGTATTACATAGACAAGCTGGAGTACCTTGACGATAAACAGAGAGACCCTCGCATTGAGTCCAGCAAGGTGCTGCTATGTCATGGCGAGCTGAAGAATAAGAATGGACAT AAGCTCTATCTCTTCCTTTTTCAAGACATCCTTGTTTTAACGCGGCCAGTTACACGGAACGAGCGCCACTATTACCAAGTGTACCGGCAGCCCATGCCTGTCCAGGAGTTGGTTTTAGAGGATCTCCAAGACGGTGATGTGAGGATGGGCGGCTCATTCAGAGGGGCATTCAGTAATTCCGACAAAG CTAAAAATATCTTCAGGGTCCGTCTTCGTGATGTTTGTCCAGGCCAGAGCCACACTCTCCAAGCCAATGACGTGTTCCACAAGCAGCAGTGGCTTAACTGTATTAGATCAGCCATAGCTCCTTACCAGCAAGCGTCTCCAACAGAAGTGAAGGAACTTCCGGATCTCAGCGAAGAATGTGAAGAGAACCAACCACCAGTTCAAAACACCAAAGCACAGCGAAGGTCGTCCACCATATCCGGCATTGTTGAGATGGACCTTGAGGAAAATGTGCACAGTCCTGTTTCAGACACAGCAGACGTTACCAAGAGTACAAAAACACAAAAAGCACAGACTGGGAGCTGGAAAAGCAGAGAAAAGACACATAGCGTCAAGCGGAAAGAGACCTTGGTTTAA